One segment of Scleropages formosus chromosome 23, fSclFor1.1, whole genome shotgun sequence DNA contains the following:
- the oxnad1 gene encoding oxidoreductase NAD-binding domain-containing protein 1, with the protein MNVSGLLRAAAGSFTARGASQASSLLSSSLSPSSLLSFSLCSSCSVTRKMTSRRQADHLERTSSNYRQESIFPARVCGIMNESMTVKRLRLAVPGSDFTFKAGQWVDFFIPGVEKVGGFSICSSPGLLQREGVIELAVKYSQHAPAYWIHKECAVDSEVAVRVGGDFFFDPQPSDLPVDLLLVAGGVGINPLYSILLHMVDLLRGRRSRPDAYEPKSVRLCYSAKNPQELLFKKTIAEVCQEFPGKVSCDFHVTQDSEDVDPQLRPLIRKGRISEEVLKEHLRGRDTLCYLCGPPPMIESVSEQLLHLGLSQDSILFEKWW; encoded by the exons ATGAATGTGAGCGGTTTGCTCAGGGCAGCTGCTGGAAGCTTCACCGCCCGTGGAGCATCACAGGCCTCCTCTTTGTTGTCCTCTTCATTGTCGCCCTCCTCTTTGTTGTCCTTTTCGTTGTGCTCCTCCTGTTCTGTCACACG AAAAATGACATCTAGGAGACAAGCAGACCATCTGGAAAGAACCTCCAGCAACTATAGACAAGAG TCCATCTTCCCAGCGAGGGTATGTGGGATCATGAATGAGTCGATGACAGTGAAACGACTCCGTCTGGCGGTTCCCGGTTCTGACTTCACCTTCAAAGCTGGCCAGTG GGTGGATTTCTTCATTCCGGGTGTAGAGAAGGTGGGGGGGTTCTCCATCTGTTCCAGTCCTGGCCTTCTGCAGAGGGAGGGTGTGATTGAGCTTGCTGTCAAGTACAGCCAGCACGCCCCGGCATACTGGATCCACAAGGAG TGCGCCGTGGACTCTGAAGTGGCTGTCAGAGTGGGTGGCGACTTCTTCTTCGACCCTCAACCATCAGACCTGCCTGTGGACCTGCTCCTAGTAGCTGGGGGTGTGGGCATCAACCCACTTTACTCCATCTTGTTACACATGGTGGACCTGCTGAGGGGGCGTCGCTCCCGGCCGGACGCCTACGAGCCCAAAAGTGTCCGGCTCTGCTACAGCGCCAAGAACCCCCAGGAGCTGCTGTTCAAG AAAACGATAGCGGAGGTGTGTCAAGAATTCCCGGGCAAGGTCTCCTGCGACTTCCACGTCACCCAGGACAGCGAGGACGTTGACCCGCAGCTCAGACCCCTAATCCGCA AGGGCAGAATCTCAGAAGAAGTTCTGAAGGAGCACTTACGAGGGAGAGACACCCTCTGCTACCTGTGTGGTCCGCCGCCCATGATCGAGAGTGTATCGGAGCAGCTGTTGCACCTGGGCCTGTCGCAGGATAGTATCCTCTTTGAGAAGTGGTGGTAG